In Armatimonadota bacterium, a single window of DNA contains:
- a CDS encoding CCA tRNA nucleotidyltransferase, whose product MTLREGAEAVVRALRAAGHRAYWVGGCVRDLLMGREPHDYDVATDAPPQAVAALFPQVHLVGARFGVVVVTLDSHRYEVATFRAEGPYADGRHPTRVEFADPRTDVERRDFTINGLLYDPLTGEVVDHVGGRADIARRLVRTIGPPEARFDEDRLRMLRAVRLAAELGFDLEEQTRQAIAARAPQITQVSWERIRDELVRLLTSPGRGRGVRLLQETGLLRAVLPEVAATVGVPQPPEFHPEGDVFTHTVLTVEHLTDPSPVLALAALLHDIGKPPTLTRTDRIRFHEHDRVGAELAEGVCRRLRLSADDTARVVELVREHLRVRDLPRMRPARAARFLLAPAAADHLELHRADCLASHGDLSVYRWAVQARQRLLARPAGPRLLTGDDLIALGYPPGPRFREILDAVEDARLEGRIATREEAVEFVRRMFPLSAPAGHPVQAPPAGDGGGQGGRAGN is encoded by the coding sequence GTGACGCTGCGGGAGGGCGCCGAGGCGGTGGTCCGGGCCCTGCGGGCCGCCGGCCACCGGGCCTACTGGGTGGGCGGGTGCGTCCGCGACCTCCTCATGGGGCGGGAGCCTCACGACTACGACGTGGCCACCGACGCCCCGCCCCAGGCGGTGGCGGCGCTGTTCCCGCAGGTGCACCTGGTCGGCGCCCGGTTCGGCGTGGTGGTGGTGACCCTGGACAGCCACCGCTACGAGGTCGCCACCTTCCGCGCCGAAGGCCCCTACGCCGACGGCCGCCATCCCACCCGGGTGGAATTCGCCGATCCCCGGACCGACGTGGAGCGGCGCGACTTCACCATCAACGGTCTGCTCTACGACCCGCTCACCGGCGAGGTGGTCGACCACGTGGGCGGGCGGGCCGACATCGCCCGGCGCCTCGTCCGCACCATCGGCCCCCCCGAGGCGCGATTCGACGAGGACCGGTTGCGCATGCTGCGGGCCGTGCGGCTGGCGGCGGAGCTGGGGTTTGACCTGGAGGAACAGACCCGGCAGGCCATCGCGGCCCGGGCGCCCCAGATCACCCAGGTCAGCTGGGAGCGCATCCGCGACGAACTGGTGCGCCTGCTCACGAGCCCCGGCCGGGGCAGGGGGGTGCGGCTGCTGCAGGAAACCGGACTGCTGCGGGCCGTGCTGCCGGAGGTGGCCGCGACGGTCGGGGTCCCCCAGCCGCCCGAGTTCCACCCGGAAGGCGATGTGTTCACCCACACCGTCCTGACCGTGGAGCACCTCACCGACCCTTCCCCGGTCCTGGCGCTGGCGGCGCTGCTCCACGACATCGGCAAGCCGCCGACCCTGACCCGCACCGACCGCATCCGGTTTCACGAGCACGACCGGGTGGGGGCGGAGCTGGCCGAGGGCGTGTGCCGCCGCCTCCGGCTCTCCGCGGACGACACCGCCCGGGTGGTGGAGCTGGTGCGCGAGCACCTGCGGGTCCGGGACCTGCCGCGCATGCGCCCGGCCCGGGCCGCCCGCTTCCTGCTGGCCCCCGCAGCGGCCGACCACCTGGAGCTGCACCGCGCCGACTGCCTGGCCAGTCACGGCGACCTGAGCGTGTACCGGTGGGCCGTGCAGGCCCGCCAGCGCCTGCTCGCCCGCCCGGCCGGACCGCGGCTGCTGACGGGAGACGACCTGATCGCCCTGGGCTACCCTCCGGGGCCCCGGTTCCGGGAGATCCTGGACGCGGTGGAGGACGCCCGCCTGGAGGGCCGCATCGCCACGCGGGAGGAGGCGGTGGAGTTCGTCCGGCGGATGTTTCCCCTCTCCGCCCCGGCGGGACATCCTGTGCAGGCGCCGCCCGCGGGGGACGGAGGAGGACAGGGCGGACGCGCAGGGAACTGA